GCGCCCGGGCGCCTCTGAGCCCTCTGTACCCCGCTCCGCGGTCACGGCCGCATGGACGTGGGCTGCCTTCCCAACAGCGCCGTAGGCATTCCGCTGCTCTAGGTCGTCCCGGCCGGGAGCTGTTCGGCCTCGGCCTCGCGCTCGCTCCGTACGGTCGACGAAAAGATCTCCGCGGCCCAGCCGCAAACAACGAGTGCCGCCAGGCAAGACCGCAAACTGGCGGGAACCCGGCATTCCTGGGAAGGCCCTGGCCCGGGGTGCTCACGGGTCGCTGGGGTGGCGCGCCAGGGGCACCGTCTCTGTGGTGAGCCAGGCGGCCAGCGGGAGCGAGCGCAGGATTTCCTGCATCAGCTTGGCGTCGGCGGCCTGAAAGAGGCCGAGGTTGCGGCCCTCGCCGGGCAGGCTCCACAGACGGAGGAGGCGGCCTTCGGCGGCCAGTTCACGCGCGCGGGCGGCCTCGCGGGCGAACATCTCGTCGCGGGCCTGCGGGGTCGTCGCGTCCGGCACCTCGACGGTGAACGTGACCAGGTACTCGCCCCCGTCCGCTGCGAGCGGGACCTTGCCGCGCCCCGGGTCGTTGGGGTGGGAGTCCAGCGCGGTGACCTGGTCGGTGCGCCAGACGCGCAGCGGCATCGCGGCGAGCGTCCGCTCGAGGTCATCTGGGCCGTCGGCGGTGAACAGCCCGATCGTGCGCCACTCTTCCGGCCCCAGCGGCGGCCGCCACAGGCGCAGCACCCGTCCCTGGGCGGCCAGGACGCGGGTGTTGGCGGCTTCGCGCGCCCGGATGTCGTCCACCTCGCGCGCCGGGGTTCCGTCCGGGACACGGGTGGTCATGGTGACCAGGTACTCATGCATCATGATCTGCCTCCTTGGACGTCGGCGTATTCAGCATCATGCCCGTGGGTGTCCGCCGGCGACCGTGGCCCTCACTGGCCCCCGGGGACCGGTGAGACTCCCTGGCGCGACCCGGCGGCCGGCCGCGCGACTCCCCGGTGTCGCACCACTGACGAGCGCAGGAGGCGCAGGTCATGGACATGAAGCTCGAACTCTTCGTGGTGCCGGTCGCGGACGCATTTTGTCGGTAGCCTGCCGCCGGATCTGTCCACCAGCCCTCGCCAGGCCATGGAGTGGGTCTTCGATCATGCCCGCGGCCACCTTGGCCGCCGTTACCTGGCCACCACGCCGACACATCCACG
The sequence above is a segment of the Actinomadura coerulea genome. Coding sequences within it:
- a CDS encoding muconolactone Delta-isomerase family protein, producing MMHEYLVTMTTRVPDGTPAREVDDIRAREAANTRVLAAQGRVLRLWRPPLGPEEWRTIGLFTADGPDDLERTLAAMPLRVWRTDQVTALDSHPNDPGRGKVPLAADGGEYLVTFTVEVPDATTPQARDEMFAREAARARELAAEGRLLRLWSLPGEGRNLGLFQAADAKLMQEILRSLPLAAWLTTETVPLARHPSDP